The Curtobacterium poinsettiae DNA segment AGTCCGGCGGCCTGGCGTGGGCGGACCTCCGCACGAAGACCTCGTCGTCGACCATCTACGACTGGGCCGAGGCCAGCGACTCCGCGACCCCGTTCGTCTCCGACCCCGCCGCTCGGTCCCAGGTCGTCGCCACGATCGACCTCGACGACTCGATCGACGCCAAGGCCGTGGCCGCGACCCTGCGTGCGAACGGCATCGTCGACACCGAGCCGTACCGGAAGCTAGGACGCAACCAGCTGCGCGTGGCGACGTTCACCGCGATCGACCCGGACGACGTCGCGAAGCTCGTGCGCGCGATCGACTTCACGATCGACGCCCTGCGCTGATCCCGGGGACACCCGCCGGAACCAGAACGGGCCCGGCACCACCGGATCGGTGGTGCCGGGCCCGTTCGTCGGTCCGGGTGGATCAGGCGCGGTGGAAGCCCGGGTCGGTCTCGCCGGCGTCGAGCTGGTCGACCTCGAGATCGGCGTCGGGCTCGAACGGCTGCACGCGACGGGCACGGCGACGACGGGCCGGTTGCGGGGCCTCGTCCTCGGCGGCCGATGCAGCGGCGGCGCTGTCAGTGTCGGTGTCGGTGTCGCTCACGTCGGCGAGCGCATCGACGTCCACACCCTCGATGTCGTCGTCGTCCGACTCGTCGAGGTCGTCCTCGTCCGCGTCGAACTCGTCGTCGTCGTCCTCGTCCGAGTCGTCGTCGTCCTCGTCGTCCGAGTCGTCGTAGTCCTCGTCCTCGTCCGAGTCCTCGTCGTCATCGTCGGACTCGTCGTCGTCCTCATCGTCATCCGACTCGTCGTCGTAGTCCTCGTCCGAGTCCTCGTCCGACGCGTCCCCGGTGCCGTCCTCGCCCTCGTGCTCCTGCGCCGCCCGGTACTCGGCCAGCCGCTCGGACCACGGCACCCACTCCGGCGCGACGAGCGAGCCGTCCCCGGGCATCAGCTCGACCTCGAGCACGGTCGGTTCGTCGTCGCCGACCTTGGCGACGCTGACGGTCCACCGCCACCCGGGGTAGCCGGGCAGCCGGTTGGCGAACAGGACGGACACGACGCCGTCCCCTTCGTCCACCGTGCCGACGGGGGCACCGACGGTCGACTCCGGGGTGACCTCGAGCAACGCCTCGCGCGCCAGGTCGGTGTAGTCAACTGACGCTGCGTCGATGGACGCTGCGTCGACGGACGCTGCGTCGACGGACACTGCGTCGGGAGCCGTCTCGGCCCCTGCTGTCTCGGACTCGGTCATGGGGTCACGCCTCCAACTGGTCTGCGACGTGCCGCAGGATGGCGGCGATGCGATCGCCGTTCTTCGGGTAGCGGCCGTGGCGGAGGTCTCCGCTGATCCGGTCGAGTTCCTTCACCAGGTCCTCGACGATCACGGCCATGTCGTCCGCGGAGCGACGGGTCATCCGCGACAGCGACGGCTGGGGCTCGAGCAGCCGCACGGACAACGCCTGCGACCCCTTCTTGCCCTGGACGACGCCGTAC contains these protein-coding regions:
- a CDS encoding cold-shock protein, with translation MPTGKVKFYDDDKGFGFITGDDGDQVFLHASSLPDGVVTVKAGTRLEYGVVQGKKGSQALSVRLLEPQPSLSRMTRRSADDMAVIVEDLVKELDRISGDLRHGRYPKNGDRIAAILRHVADQLEA
- a CDS encoding DUF3027 domain-containing protein, translating into MTESETAGAETAPDAVSVDAASVDAASIDAASVDYTDLAREALLEVTPESTVGAPVGTVDEGDGVVSVLFANRLPGYPGWRWTVSVAKVGDDEPTVLEVELMPGDGSLVAPEWVPWSERLAEYRAAQEHEGEDGTGDASDEDSDEDYDDESDDDEDDDESDDDDEDSDEDEDYDDSDDEDDDDSDEDDDDEFDADEDDLDESDDDDIEGVDVDALADVSDTDTDTDSAAAASAAEDEAPQPARRRRARRVQPFEPDADLEVDQLDAGETDPGFHRA